The genomic region GCGGCGGGGTCGGGCGAACTGCTGCGGCATCTGCCCTGGTTCATTCAGGACCTGCGCCCGGACGGATTCATGGGCCGGGCCTTCGCCCATCTCCAGAGCCGGGAGCTGAACCTTCCTGCGCGGCTTTCCGACTGGAACGAGGAGCATGTGCTGATGGCCCTTTCCCGCAAGGGGGAGGACGGCATGGGCAACCTCATCCTCGGGGAACTCTCCTTGCAGCGCTACTTCCAGTCCGCCCGGGAGCAGCCGGCTCCGGTGCTTCCCCCGGAACTGCCGGCCCGCTATGAGGCCTTCGCCCGGGCCGCCCTGGCCGGCGATCCTCCCGGATCTTCCGCCGGGGGCGAGCAGCCCAAGTTTGCCGCCCTTCTCGCGGAAGGGGAGGAGTTCCGCCATGTCCTGGTCAAGTTCTCGCCGACCACGGATACTCCCTCCGGTCGCCGCTGGGCCGACCTGCTGATCTGTGAACAGCTGGCCCTGGAGGAACTTCGCTCCCAGGGCCTCCGCGCCGCTTCAACCCGGATTCATGTCACCGAAACGCGGACCTTTCTCGAAGTTACCCGTTTCGACCGGCAGGGGCGGTTCGGGCGGCTGCCGCTGGTGTCCCTGGCGGCGGTGGATAACGAGTTTTTCGGCCACCTGGACAACTGGCCGGCGGCGGCAGGCCGACTGGAGAAATCGGGAATGCTCTCGGCGGAAGACGCCGACGCCCTTCGCCTGTTCTCGGCCTTCAGCACCCTGATCGCCAACACCGACCAGCACTTCGGCAACATCTCCCTGGTCGAAACGGACAGCAAGCCCCGTTTCTCGCTCGCCCCCGCCTACGACGTGCTGCCCATGCTCTACCGCCCGCACCAGGGGGAAGTCCCCGCCCGCGCCTTCGCCCCGGGTCTTCCCGACGCCGCCGTCGCCGGCCAGTGGGAAAGCGCCCGTCAGGCCGCCCTTCGCTTCTGGGCGACGGCCGCCGCCGACGCGCGGATATCGCCCGACTTCCGGGAGATCTGTTCCTGCAATCAGGGGATGATCCAGGAGTTGGGCAACGGCCCGCGTCTGCTGGGCGGGTAGGGAGGAGGCTGCCGGAAACGGTAAGGACTAGGCTTTCTGGGCTTGATTTTTTTCTTCATTAGTGGTTTGATTGATCCGACAAAATTAGTCTGATTCCGATAATAGCAAACCCAGGGTGACCTGGGGACGCAAAGCCACGGGTCCAGCAGCGCTGGATAGCCGGGTTGCCGAAGAATTTCAGCACCTACACTGGTTGCCCATCTTCGGTTTCATGGAGATGGGTTTTTTGCGTTTTTGGGAAAACTTTGTACTTAACCAAGGATTAAAGGAGATTTTTGCATGAAGAGAGGTCTGTTATTGTTTTTCATTATGGGTGCCATCCTGGTCAG from Desulfuromonas acetexigens harbors:
- the yjjJ gene encoding type II toxin-antitoxin system HipA family toxin YjjJ, with protein sequence MPRPVEQLLALLRTGVKTAKELQQALGVSQPTLSRLLAGMGGQVVALGRARQTRYGLPRDVRGAGGEFPVYRISPTGDAEPAGTLLALQRGEYWWQPAAGSGELLRHLPWFIQDLRPDGFMGRAFAHLQSRELNLPARLSDWNEEHVLMALSRKGEDGMGNLILGELSLQRYFQSAREQPAPVLPPELPARYEAFARAALAGDPPGSSAGGEQPKFAALLAEGEEFRHVLVKFSPTTDTPSGRRWADLLICEQLALEELRSQGLRAASTRIHVTETRTFLEVTRFDRQGRFGRLPLVSLAAVDNEFFGHLDNWPAAAGRLEKSGMLSAEDADALRLFSAFSTLIANTDQHFGNISLVETDSKPRFSLAPAYDVLPMLYRPHQGEVPARAFAPGLPDAAVAGQWESARQAALRFWATAAADARISPDFREICSCNQGMIQELGNGPRLLGG